In one window of Brassica rapa cultivar Chiifu-401-42 chromosome A07, CAAS_Brap_v3.01, whole genome shotgun sequence DNA:
- the LOC103829602 gene encoding mannan endo-1,4-beta-mannosidase 7, translating to MKPLCLVTILSILIQQSYLKLGTDAFSRDGFVRTKGVQFSLNGYPYYANGFNAYWLMYVASDPSQRPKISAAFQEASRHGLTVARTWAFSDGGYRPLQYSPGSYNEDMFQGLDFAIAEARRHGIKIILSFANNYVSFGGKKQYVDWARSRGRPVSSEDDFFTDSLVKDFYKNHIKAVLNRFNTFTKVHYRDDPTIMAWELMNEPRCPSDPTGRTIQAWITEMAAHVKSLDRNHLLEAGLEGFYGQSSPQSKTLNPPGQFGTDFIANNRIPGIDFVTVHSYPDEWFVDSSEQSQMEFLNKWLDAHIQDAQNVLHKPIIVAEFGKSTKKAGSAQRDLVFNTVYGKIYESAKRGGAAAGGLFWQLLGNGMDNFQDGYGIILSQSSSTVNVIAQQSRKLTLIRRIFARMINVEKWKRARGYGPVRKGGLN from the exons ATGAAGCCTCTGTGTCTGGTTACAATCCTATCGATCCTGATCCAACAAAGCTATTTGAAGCTCGGAACAGATGCGTTTTCGAGAGATGGGTTCGTGAGAACCAAAGGTGTTCAGTTTAGCCTCAATGGCTATCCTTATTACGCTAATGGCTTCAATGCCTATTGGCTCATGTACGTTGCCTCCGATCCTTCCCAAAGGCCTAAGATCTCCGCCGCCTTCCAAGAAGCGTCTCGCCATGGACTGACCGTTGCTCGAACCTGGGCCTTCAGCGACGGCGGTTACAGGCCTCTCCAGTATTCCCCTGGCTCTTACAATGAAGATATGTTTCAG GGTTTGGATTTTGCGATAGCTGAAGCAAGAAGGCATGGTATAAAGATCATACTCAGCTTCGCCAACAACTACGTGAGCTTTGGAGGGAAGAAGCAATATGTGGACTGGGCTAGAAGTCGTGGCCGTCCTGTTTCTTCTGAAGACGATTTCTTCACAGACTCTCTTGTTAAAGATTTCTACAAGAACCATATCAAG GCTGTGCTGAACAGATTCAATACTTTTACCAAAGTTCACTACAGAGATGACCCGACTATTATGGCTTGGGAGCTCATGAACGAGCCTCGTTGCCCCTCAGATCCAACCGGAAGAACCATTCAG GCTTGGATTACTGAAATGGCTGCTCATGTGAAGTCACTAGACAGAAACCATCTGCTTGAAGCTGGACTTGAAGGTTTCTACGGTCAGTCCTCACCGCAAAGCAAGACTCTGAACCCACCAGGCCAGTTTGGAACAGATTTCATAGCCAATAACCGCATCCCGGGAATTGATTTCGTCACGGTTCACTCTTACCCAGACGAATg GTTTGTAGACTCGAGCGAGCAATCTCAAATGGAGTTCTTAAACAAATGGCTGGACGCACACATCCAAGACGCTCAGAACGTTCTTCACAAACCCATAATCGTAGCAGAGTTCGGCAAATCAACGAAGAAAGCCGGCTCGGCGCAGAGAGACCTTGTCTTCAACACCGTGTATGGCAAGATTTACGAGTCTGCGAAACGAGGAGGAGCAGCAGCTGGAGGATTGTTCTGGCAACTTTTGGGCAACGGAATGGATAATTTTCAAGATGGGTATGGGATCATACTTAGCCAAAGCTCATCGACTGTTAACGTCATTGCTCAGCAATCGCGCAAGTTAACTTTGATTAGGAGAATCTTCGCTAGGATGATCAATGTGGAGAAATGGAAGAGAGCCAGAGGCTATGGACCAGTAAGAAAAGGAGGTCTAAACTGA
- the LOC103829603 gene encoding putative pentatricopeptide repeat-containing protein At3g47840: protein MILLTLVRNGGRFRHFCTASVEKPAFLVSNQLNDQLKFLVGSGNLQDARQVFDKTPHRDVYSWTTIIQGYIAATNYDEALLLFSAMHVDDPRVSADSHVLSVALKACGQTSNSSFGESLHAFAHKTHLLSDVYVASSLLNLYKGTKMIDKCCRLFSELPYRNTVTWTTIITGLVHARRHKEGLMYFSEMSRFEGLPDTFTFAIALKACAGLRQVIYGRGIHTHVILKGFVAVLDVANSLFTMYTECGEMQDGLRLFESMKERDVVSWTSLITAYSRIGQEENAVNTFLQMRNSDVRPNEQTFASAFAACASLSRLVWGEQLHCNVLSLGLGDYLSVSNSMMNMYSTCGELVSASVLFRGMRCRDVISWSTIIGGYSQGGFAEEGFEYFSWMRRSGTKPTDFALASLLSVSGNLAVLEQGRQVHALSLYLGLEQSPTIRSALINMYSKCGSIVEASKVFEETDRGADIVALTAMINGYAEHGKSKEAIDLFEKSLNVGFRPDAVSFISVLTACSHSGQLGLGFHYFNLMQEKYNMSPAKEHYGCMVDLLCRAGRLCEAERMIDEMPCEKDDVVWTTLLRACTAKRDVEVGRRAAERILEVEPTSSTALVTLANIYSSLGKWKEAAVVRKSMKSKGVIKEPGWSSILIKDRVSAFASGGRSHPQSEDIYSVLELLVSVAERLRYGCEMKRDSEPIQIL, encoded by the coding sequence ATGATTTTACTTACTCTTGTGAGAAATGGCGGCAGATTCCGACATTTTTGCACAGCTTCCGTTGAGAAACCGGCCTTCCTTGTCTCGAATCAGTTGAATGATCAACTGAAGTTTCTCGTCGGCTCCGGAAACCTGCAGGATGCTCGCCAAGTGTTCGATAAAACGCCTCACAGAGATGTCTATTCATGGACAACAATCATTCAGGGATACATAGCTGCAACAAACTACGACGAAGCACTCCTTCTCTTCTCTGCAATGCACGTCGATGATCCTCGTGTCTCCGCCGACTCCCACGTGCTAAGTGTTGCACTCAAGGCTTGTGGTCAAACTTCCAACTCTTCATTCGGAGAATCTTTACACGCTTTTGCACACAAAACTCATCTCCTTAGCGATGTCTACGTGGCAAGTTCTTTATTGAATTTGTACAAAGGAACTAAAATGATCGACAAGTGTTGCAGACTTTTCAGCGAATTGCCTTACAGAAACACAGTCACATGGACAACCATCATCACGGGACTTGTTCACGCCCGTCGTCATAAGGAAGGCCTTATGTACTTCTCGGAGATGTCGAGGTTCGAAGGACTACCCGACACTTTCACGTTTGCGATCGCCTTGAAGGCTTGCGCCGGTCTGCGCCAAGTTATATACGGACGGGGGATTCATACTCATGTGATACTGAAAGGCTTCGTCGCCGTCCTCGACGTGGCTAACTCCCTCTTCACGATGTACACCGAATGCGGGGAGATGCAAGACGGGCTGCGTTTGTTTGAGAGTATGAAAGAGAGGGATGTGGTCTCGTGGACGAGCCTTATCACTGCTTATAGTCGTATAGGTCAAGAAGAAAACGCGGTGAACACTTTCTTGCAGATGAGAAACTCTGACGTACGTCCTAATGAACAAACGTTTGCGTCTGCGTTTGCTGCTTGCGCGAGTCTTTCTAGACTTGTCTGGGGCGAGCAGCTCCACTGTAATGTTCTCTCTCTAGGGCTAGGAGATTATTTGTCAGTGAGCAACTCGATGATGAACATGTATTCGACGTGCGGCGAGTTGGTCTCTGCTTCTGTTCTGTTTCGAGGAATGAGATGCAGAGACGTCATTTCGTGGAGCACGATCATCGGAGGTTACTCTCAAGGCGGCTTTGCGGAAGAAGGTTTTGAGTATTTCTCGTGGATGAGACGATCAGGGACGAAACCTACGGATTTTGCTCTCGCGAGTTTGCTGAGCGTTTCGGGGAACTTGGCGGTTCTTGAGCAAGGCAGGCAAGTTCACGCGCTTTCACTTTATCTCGGTTTAGAACAGAGCCCCACTATACGTAGCGCGCTGATTAATATGTACTCGAAATGTGGAAGTATCGTAGAAGCTTCCAAGGTATTCGAAGAAACAGATAGAGGAGCTGACATCGTTGCTTTGACGGCTATGATCAACGGATACGCAGAACATGGAAAGAGCAAAGAAGCGATCGATCTGTTTGAGAAGAGTCTAAACGTTGGTTTCAGACCCGACGCTGTATCTTTCATCAGCGTTCTCACCGCTTGCTCTCATTCGGGTCAGCTTGGCCTAGGTTTCCACTATTTCAACTTGATGCAAGAGAAGTACAACATGAGTCCAGCCAAGGAACACTATGGTTGTATGGTTGATCTGTTATGCCGAGCAGGACGGCTATGCGAAGCAGAGAGGATGATCGACGAGATGCCGTGTGAGAAGGATGATGTAGTATGGACCACGCTTCTCAGAGCGTGTACTGCCAAAAGAGACGTTGAAGTTGGAAGAAGGGCGGCGGAGAGGATTCTAGAGGTGGAGCCTACTTCTTCTACGGCACTTGTAACGCTAGCCAATATATATTCAAGCTTAGGGAAGTGGAAAGAGGCTGCAGTTGTGAGGAAGAGTATGAAATCAAAAGGCGTGATCAAAGAGCCAGGATGGTCTTCAATTTTGATCAAGGATCGGGTTTCAGCTTTTGCATCTGGCGGTCGTTCCCATCCACAAAGTGAAGATATATACAGTGTGTTGGAATTACTAGTATCTGTTGCTGAGCGTCTTAGATACGGTTGTGAGATGAAGAGAGATTCCGAGccaattcaaattttgtga
- the LOC103829606 gene encoding lipid phosphate phosphatase epsilon 2, chloroplastic isoform X1, producing MAASSSLVTFHKLTCSFCFGPSSAPAYLTSGRRRRFWSVSAPQTMADLVKTHARRDGEEERFQALEQDAFINNPTNDLVSDGINAVANRLSKWVVAGLFGSVLLLRHDGAALWAVIGSISNSALSAALKRILNQERPVATLRSDPGMPSSHAQSISFISVFTIFSVVEWLGTNELSLFLSGLILALASYFTWLRVSQKLHTTSQVVVGAIFGSVYSTLWYITWNSLVLEAFASSFSVQVAVFAISAASALGFAIYVLLNWFKDDR from the exons ATGGCAGCGTCATCATCTCTTGTTACCTTCCACAAACTCACCTGCAGTTTCTGTTTTGGTCCATCCTCTGCTCCCGCTTACCTTACTTCCGGTCGAAGAAGGAGATTTTGGTCTGTCTCAGCCCCTCAAACCATGGCCGATTTAGTCAAAACTCATGCTCGGAGAGATGGCGAAGAAGAACGGTTTCAGGCGCTCGAGCAAGATGCTTTCATTAATAACCCGACCAACGATTTGGTCTCCGATGGGATCAACGCCGTCGCTAATCGTCTG AGCAAATGGGTTGTTGCTGGTTTGTTTGGATCTGTTCTGCTTCTACGACACGATGGTGCAGCCTTGTGGGCTGTCATCGGATCCATTTCCAATTCAGCTCTCTCGGCAGCTCTCAAACGCATACTTAACCAAGAGAGACCGGTTGCCACATTGCGTTCTGATCCTGGGATGCCATCTTCTCATGCTCAGTCCATTTCTTTCATCTCTGTCTTTACCATCTTCTCTG TTGTGGAGTGGCTTGGAACCAACGAACTCTCTCTGTTCCTCAGCGGACTCATCCTCGCATTGGCTTCTTACTTT ACATGGTTAAGGGTGTCTCAGAAGCTTCACACGACCAGTCAAGTGGTGGTGGGTGCCATCTTTGGTTCTGTTTACTCCACCTTATGGTACATAACTTGGAATTCACTTGTTCTCGAAGCTTTTGCCTCATCATTCTCTGTACAAGTAGCCGTCTTTGCTATTTCTGCTGCATCTGCTCTAGGATTTGCAATTTATGTGCTACTTAACTGGTTCAAAGATGACAGATGA
- the LOC103829606 gene encoding lipid phosphate phosphatase epsilon 2, chloroplastic isoform X2, with protein MADLVKTHARRDGEEERFQALEQDAFINNPTNDLVSDGINAVANRLSKWVVAGLFGSVLLLRHDGAALWAVIGSISNSALSAALKRILNQERPVATLRSDPGMPSSHAQSISFISVFTIFSVVEWLGTNELSLFLSGLILALASYFTWLRVSQKLHTTSQVVVGAIFGSVYSTLWYITWNSLVLEAFASSFSVQVAVFAISAASALGFAIYVLLNWFKDDR; from the exons ATGGCCGATTTAGTCAAAACTCATGCTCGGAGAGATGGCGAAGAAGAACGGTTTCAGGCGCTCGAGCAAGATGCTTTCATTAATAACCCGACCAACGATTTGGTCTCCGATGGGATCAACGCCGTCGCTAATCGTCTG AGCAAATGGGTTGTTGCTGGTTTGTTTGGATCTGTTCTGCTTCTACGACACGATGGTGCAGCCTTGTGGGCTGTCATCGGATCCATTTCCAATTCAGCTCTCTCGGCAGCTCTCAAACGCATACTTAACCAAGAGAGACCGGTTGCCACATTGCGTTCTGATCCTGGGATGCCATCTTCTCATGCTCAGTCCATTTCTTTCATCTCTGTCTTTACCATCTTCTCTG TTGTGGAGTGGCTTGGAACCAACGAACTCTCTCTGTTCCTCAGCGGACTCATCCTCGCATTGGCTTCTTACTTT ACATGGTTAAGGGTGTCTCAGAAGCTTCACACGACCAGTCAAGTGGTGGTGGGTGCCATCTTTGGTTCTGTTTACTCCACCTTATGGTACATAACTTGGAATTCACTTGTTCTCGAAGCTTTTGCCTCATCATTCTCTGTACAAGTAGCCGTCTTTGCTATTTCTGCTGCATCTGCTCTAGGATTTGCAATTTATGTGCTACTTAACTGGTTCAAAGATGACAGATGA